In the Brassica napus cultivar Da-Ae chromosome A7, Da-Ae, whole genome shotgun sequence genome, one interval contains:
- the LOC106421618 gene encoding jacalin-related lectin 38-like — translation MQQEHLLWELEESILSRIPLKSVARFRSVCKRWNTLLNDLKFINNHLARPQFVLISESKTCSVDVNFDGPSIEVHDLPSDIPNYEHRMVMRMHYCEGLLIYATSTGFGICNPWLRRIRWIKSKPSFCWFIGMGYDYSKPDNHYKLFGSRMNYDTRYVNTTEVGSNAWKSYEFSSHSWSMVWGSYTISLNGTLYWIAVKKSARQPFILSFDFSIESLKPYCNLPGKNDLSNVRVLEIYRRDRFSILEQDWNTRNIEIWVTKDTIKNGDGESVEWMKFMNVLVPIWSNILVDDSERPSYFIDEKSNGLALCCINENGNTCIYIVKGDKFHEIEINELVGFRTRHLTYYPSFVPLPTGANDAKSHFVFPRGVEATNGVGENEWDDGFFDNVKKISVGQSDTGVAFVKFDYSNNKAVVIGAVHGNATHITYDDVLIDDDDYIEAVEGTYNDNYITSLTFRLHKRKIAPRYGPEDGTPFVLRGGGGRKIIGFYGRNTDVYLTAFGVHRNVPF, via the exons ATGCAGCAAGAGCATCTTTTGTGGGAACTGGAGGAAAGTATACTCTCTCGGATTCCACTGAAATCTGTAGCTCGATTCAGATCTGTTTGCAAACGATGGAACACTCTTTTAAATGATTTGAAGTTCATTAACAATCATTTGGCTCGTCCACAGTTCGTCTTGATTTCCGAATCTAAGACTTGTTCAGTAGACGTTAATTTCGACGGTCCATCTATAGAAGTGCATGACTTACCCTCCGATATTCCCAACTATGAACATAGGATGGTCATGAGAATGCACTATTGCGAGGGATTATTGATTTATGCCACATCTACGGGCTTCGGGATTTGCAACCCATGGTTAAGACGTATTAGATGGATCAAATCGAAACCATCATTTTGTTGGTTCATTGGGATGGGATACGACTATAGTAAACCCGACAACCATTACAAGCTCTTTGGGTCTCGTATGAATTATGACACCAGGTATGTTAATACCACGGAGGTTGGATCCAATGCATGGAAATCGTACGAGTTTTCATCCCATAGCTGGAGTATGGTTTGGGGTAGCTATACTATATCTCTGAATGGAACTTTGTATTGGATTGCTGTTAAAAAAAGTGCACGCCAGCCTTTTATTctaagttttgatttttctatTGAAAGTCTCAAACCCTATTGTAACTTGCCTGGCAAAAACGATCTATCAAATGttagagttcttgagatttatAGGAGAGATCGATTTTCTATTTTAGAGCAAGACTGGAACACAAGGAATATTGAGATTTGGGTGACAAAAGATACGATTAAAAATGGGGATGGAGAATCCGTAGAGTGGATGAAGTTCATGAATGTGCTAGTTCCTATATGGTCAAATATACTAGTTGACGACTCAGAAAGACCAAGTTACTTCATCGACGAGAAAAGTAATGGTCTCGCATTGTGTTGCATTAATGAAAACGGAAATACGTGTATTTATATTGTCAAGGGAGATAAGTTTCACGAAATTGAAATAAATGAGTTGGTTGGGTTTCGAACTCGTCATCTTACCTACTATCCGAGTTTCGTTCCACTTCCTACTGGGGCGAACGATGCCAAGTCCCATTTTGTATTCCCCAGAGGAGTAGAAGCGACCAATGGAGTTGGAGAAAACGAATGGGACGATGGCTTCTTCGATAATGTGAAGAAAATAAGTGTAGGACAAAGTGATACTGGCGTGGCCTTTGTCAAATTTGATTACTCCAACAACAAGGCAGTTGTAATCGGAGCCGTTCACGGGAATGCAACACATATTACATATGATGAC GTTTTAATCGATGATGATGACTACATTGAAGCTGTCGAGGGCACCTACAACGACAACTACATTACCTCCCTCACGTTCCGGTTGCACAAGAGAAAAATAGCGCCCCGATATGGACCCGAGGATGGGACGCCATTTGTGCtccgaggaggaggaggcaggAAGATAATCGGGTTTTACGGAAGAAACACTGATGTCTACCTCACCGCTTTCGGTGTCCATCGCAACGTCCCCTTctag